TAACTATTGTGTATGCCGTTTTTATGATTTcaggatattttcaaatttctaaagcattttcaagagcttttaattaagaatattttaggggattaaaaaaaattcaaggatttattaattaattacattaatttgagGGGGCtacaaagcttttgaaatattttaggatacagAACTTTCAGGAGTTTTGGaatatatggaacgattttacaggaaggACCTTAAAGGTTTTGtgttatttttaaagatcttacaggattttatcaaatttccgaggatttcaatgattttaagggacttcataacatttttagtggatacgaaagaatttattcatgacAAGTAAGGTATTCtgtagaatttcaaaggattttaactattttagggAATGTTAAAATATTCCTGgaaatttgtaattgatttttaataatttgaagggatttcaaagcgattgaaatattttagaataaagggttttccaagatttcaggaaattctaCCAGAATTCGCATTAATTTatactgaattctttttaattctgcgaACTTCActgaattctacttaattcaatggatttttaaaaagtttttgttcaattcatcttaaagtctttaaaacttatcttaaattcttaggcgttaaatcaaattcttttgaattgtctttaatttttctaatctcaTTTCTAACCTACTCAATTCAGCGAATTTTCtcacatttttcaattgttttcagttcacttgattttttcttaaatctagctttattttctatgaatttcatcaaattcttctcatttccctgaAATTCCTCTAAACTCACtattcatttcaattattttttatttataaattagtagcggttcaaagatttaaaaagatttaaaattattttttggaattcacattGTTATTAATTAacctaaatttgtttaattccttggaattctctaaaatttgtttaatttttaaaaggttttaaattatttatccagAAGTCTTTATCTCTCATCTTAATTGTTAggcatttctttaaattcctttgaataggcttgcattttttaaagcgtatttcaaattttcagtattcaacgaagttttttttatataattaatttttatttgttttaatcactttgaatattttttaattccatcgAATTTTCGTTTTATCTTCGAGATTCACTCAATTCAAACCTAAATTCAAACCCACTCAATTCAAcgcatttttcacatttttaaactgttttcaattcactcaaattttgctgaaattaatagaatttatgcgattttaaaaattatttcccattcatttcaattatttttggctataaattagtagggtttcaaagatttgaaaagatttaaaagtattttttggaattcactagaatttgtttgatttttaaaaagtttttattttattgttcctGAAGTCATTATCCCTCACGTTCATTCCGGGtcatttctttatattattcttctcatttcctctaaatttcctcaatttttactgaaatcaatagaattcattcgattttaaaaattatttccaattaatttgaattcttttttttttgctataaattggtagggcttcaaagatttaaagatattcttaattattttttggaattcatcctgaattgttattaattaaccttaaaaatgttgtaattctttggaatcctctagaatttgtttttttttaaaagtttttatttgtaatttctttaaattcttttgaatattgttgaatttttctaagatattttcaaattctctgaattcaacgaagttttttcatataattaattaaattttttaaaattattttgaatttttatgaatctcATCGGATACTCGTATGTTTTAAATCCCtctaaattcattctaattttacggaaatcaatggatttttgtattattaacaaaatgttttccaatgcatttgaattattttgtggtttccttgaatttttgtgaaatcttatgaatttatcttgaattagtTACCCTTTGAGTgcgaaaaaagtaccctatgagcCTGATAAAAAGTTCTccttggtccctatattttatcccttAGGGACTGTGGAGGCTTGATTTATGTATTGATGTCTATccgaatcaataaaaaaatttatcttccagGTACTCCGCTGGCAAAAAAACGATTAAAACCGGGAACTATTCCTTCGGTATTTGAATGGACGAAAGTGAAAAGCATAAGTTCCTCAGCACCGAAAAAGGTGACATTAGCCCCCAGGAAGCTTGTCGCAAAGCCCAAATGTAAAAGCAAACCCCTGACTTCCTCACGATCAACTTCGTTCTTGAAAAGTAAAACTGCGACTGAAATTTCCAAGTCAAAGGGGTGTGCACGAGCACAAACTTTTTTCCCCAAGGACAGAAGTAAAATTGTAACTCAGATGAAGGAACCTGCCTTCACCAAGGCGAAGAGCAAAAGTGAAGTTGCACtgacaaaagaaaaaagtatccgAAGGGATGAGAGTGAGGACATAAGCAATTGGAAATACCGAGTAATACGGAAAGAGTCATTACATTTAGAGGAAATTCTAGGGAAAATAGAGTACGTTTTTAGCTTACAAGACTTCAATGGTCGGGAACTGGAAGGAAAAGAATTAGAAGAGATTATTTCTACCTTCCCTCCTCTAAAGCCACCGAACCAAATTCTTCCTTTAAGATCACCGCATCGTcgttcattaagaaatattaaaacatGAGAATCCAAGACTCAATTTAGCTTTTCTGGATGATTACCAGAGAAAATTTCGTAAAGATTGAATGGAAATGAAGGGCAGAAGGGGTATGATGTTCTAGTATTCTAGTCAACTGGAAACGAGTTCAtcttccattttttagaaatagtaTTTCGTTTGCTCATTCCATTACAAAGTAAGGATTTAGGAAATGATTGCATTATATcgatttttatatcaatttactTGCCAAGAAGAAAgtttttgatacattttgcttTACGATGCCTTTTTGGTAATTGTTATATATTCTTAAGGAGATCCATGACGACTGTGTTCttcaaatattgataaaagtaTCGTTAGTCGAAAATATTAGATAGCTTTATTTAGAGCTAGTTTATACAATTTAGAGATACTTAATTATgcttttattgaactaaattaatgaatacaGATCATTTATAGTTTacttttagttattaatttttctctttataaagaatttttttattggttaagaGTAACGGAATTTTTATGTAAGCCTCGGAAGCTTTTATGTTTATAATCATATCAACtgataagattcaaaaaaatcatttcgaaattgtatgatatattttttcatgaaatcctattttatacaaattaatctTAGTGAAACTTTATTAGGAAATTGTAGAAAAGCTTTTTTATATTAGGTTGTTTGAAACGGAATTGAAcgaaatttcatgaataattggGATAATTATAAGCAGTAGGCAATACGATTTTGTTTGGAAGTTTTCCAAGAGGAAGTATTTCCAGGAATtgggataaatttgaaaaatatttaactgattttCATTCAGTGTTTCATAGAAAAAAGAATGCTTCCAAGATCGGGTTTTCTGTGTTTATTGGACTGTGAGAGTCttttaaagtataataattttatgaatatcGCTCACGAAGGTACCTATAATTTTGTAAGCAGTATTTTAAGTACCTGGTTGTTTTGTACTTATTTGTCTCAACAGTATCAAGTTattatgtaataaattttttttattgaaattaaactcAAATCTCTATTGTCATTCCTTTCTCTAATCGGGAAATCTCGACAGATTCGAAAGTTCATTAACTACGattaaaaaaagtgtatattttaataatatgtaCTTTATTTCGTCAGTAATTTACAGTTATTGTAAATTAGTCTATTCACAATTAAAACTAGAACAAGATTCATACATACTgcgtataaaaatattaatatcatagaaaaatggaatgattatttaattaattctctATGTTTAGTTAgtgatttattagaaaaattattgattagatGTACTTTTATATAAAACCTCTTTGTTCAGCATGAACAATCACATCCGCAAGACGTTGTCGACCTTCTGGGGtttttatattttccactttCCATACGTCCGCTATATCAATTTTATTCTCCCCTTCAATAACATCCAAATCAAATGAGTCCTCTTCTGATAACATACTAAATGGAATAGCTTCAAGTGCAAAAATCATTCCGTGGATAAATTGTTCCTTTAcctgaaattatttgaatgatacGAATTATTTTCCTCCATTAGGGACGGGTGCCAATGAAAGATTTCTTTAGATCAAATTCctaacattttaagtaaaaatattgcattttcgaaaaaatagatgaatttttaataaaataattacacagccgtgcaaaagttttaggccacctcttttttgtaactgaataaattctcttaattttaattataccagagctaaaaaaaattatctttaaaaggttgattgttttcgaaattctctaACATAAGCCTAACATAAgcttcaatgttcttgggctcatttcggaagttattgaaaatttaagaaaacattgaaagttacactattttttcaatatctacttaaaaactagacaaattgccttcaccctgggcttattttatacagaatttcgaaatcaaccttttgaaaagaaattttttagctctggtataattaaaattaagagaatttattcagtcataaaaaaaaatgGCCTACAatttttgcacggcagtgtacattttcaacaaaaccaatgaattaaaaactaaaattatgaatcttcatacgaaaaatgaatttttaatagttgatatttaaacatttttgttttaaatgaaaaaaggttaaattcaacaaaaaaagactaattttccacaaaattgatgaataccggagctaaaaaaatgtctctttaaaaggttgattgttttcgaaattctgtttaaagaaagcccagggtgaagccaatttgtttagtttttaagtagatattgcaaaaatagtgtaaatttcaatgctttcttaaattttcaataacttccgaaatagtcaacgtttttcaatattcttgggctcattttgaagctttttttcactgTATTGCAACAGCTTATGAATAttgatcgtaaaaaatgttttttcgaatggcaagaacttgaatttgtaacataaatgttggaaaaattgaaatattatttttagtaacaaaaatatttttgtaaaatatatgaaacatataatcatgaattttctatgtaattccctcaaaatatatatttatttaacttttattctgatttgcctacagataagatgttttataaattttcaatttataatttatgttacaATTTATATTCGTAAGCTTTGGTGATACGgagaaaaaaagctttaaaatgagtCCAAGAACATCGggaaatgttgactatttcggaagttattgaaaatttaagaaaacattgaaatttacactatttttgcaatatctactcaaaaactagacaaataggcttcaccctgggcttattttagacagaatttcaaaaacaaccttttatagagacatttttttagcttcggtataattaaagcgataaataaaaaaaaaacgatttttctaattgaacccaaacttttgaccggtagtgtagttacattttcaaccggaGAGATGAATtgccaactaaaatgatgtatcttgaaaataaaaataaatttttaatagagtttttgattttttagctcaattttccacaaaagaagacgaattatatttaataatatagtcacattttcaaccaaatagatgaagtgacaactgaaattataaatcttcataaagaaaatgaatttataacaaaatagttcataatTGAGCAAATTAgttgatctttcaaccaaaatatgcgaattttcaacaaaataaatgaatttttaattataaagttacatttttaatcaacgatatgaatttacaactaaaatgatgaatcttcaaccaaaaaatgaatttttaacaaattagttaattttgtatctgagtagctgaattttccacaagagaagaagatttctcaacaaaaaatataatagttgatatttaaacaaaaagtatgtttgtttaaataaaaatcagtcgaattcagccaaaaagacgaattttcaacaaaatcgacgaattatgaaccaagaagattaattttataccaaaagatacgaattttcaagaaaataaatgaatttttaattataaagttacatttttaatcaatcacgTGAATtgacaactaaaatgatgaatctttaaccaaaaaatgaatttttaacaaaataattaatcttttagctaattaggtgaattttccacaaaaaaggcgaattctcaacaaaaaatgtaatagttgatattaaaaaaaaagatttgtgcttcaattaaataaaaaataaataaaaaacagttgaaatctacaaaaaagacgaacttgcaacaaaattaatgaattatgaaccgagaagattaattttctataaaaaagaatttttaataaaatagttacatattcaaccaaagagatttcATGCCAATTAAAAtgtaagaatctttaaaaaaaaggatattttaacaaagtaatcaTTCTTTTAGCtaactagatgaattttctataaaaagacgaattttcaatgaaaaatgtaatatttaatatttaaacgaaaaatatttttgttttgaatagaaaaaattgaattcaataaaaaaaagatgattttttaataatatagttacatttttaacaagagatgAAATGacaactaaaatgacaaatcttcaacggaaaaatgaatttttagcaaagtatttCATCTCTTagctgagtagttgaattttccacaagagaagacgaattctcaacgaaaaagttaatagttgatgtttaaaaaatatatattaaaaaaaaaatgaaaaacagttggatttgacCAAAAGACGAACTTGCAAcaagattgatgaatttttgacaaaatactttggaactcttctatagcgccaatcttggggctgacgatgggtgggaactaattcattatagcccgctccacttttgtttgttcacgcctgagtgacaaccgcagacctagcgcagctcctgttacacctacctgtggcgcggcgtcaattcttggaagagctatagaagggagggctattgaagggtcggcgctatttaccttgccgcggatgggaccgtagaggagtaattttcctggaaacgatgttcccccactcaCGAGTCTGATGTAGATGCGTGGTGCTTGGTGTGAATagtttcgctcgctacgtacgttgccgcgcgcggatcagtgtttatAAACGGtcaaagttcgattttcagaataagtATTGTGGAAataattatctcacatttggttccaaaaaatgGTGAGCACATCActctcgcggaataaactgaaaaattggttagtattaacaaattattgatgAACCTTTGATTAAACttgccatacttgaggttatctcatgtgacaagaaaattatcatgatacgtaaatattatatgatttcgaaattcttttataagcctcattaacaaagcatataatgactttttgcactttaaaattgctttaaacgaCTAAAACATTGACGGCAACGTAcatagcgagcggaacaattctcggatgccgaACTATCGCGGTCGTGGTGGAGAACGAGGtcgaccgagagttaggggaagcggcaaggtaaatagcgaaAAGGTAAGTAGCTTCGACTGTAGTtacatattcaaccaaagagatgtaaTTGCTACTAAATTGTAAGaaacttaaaagaaaaagaatttttaacaaagtaattcatcttttagttaagtagatgaatttccatatgaaaagacgaattcttaaagaaaaatgtaatagttgatatttatgtaaaaaaattatttttgttttaaataaaaaaaatcagattaatttcaaacaaaatagctaaattctgaattaaaacagattgatttccaattttgtagatttaaatcagtaaaataCTTATCAGTTGCAATAAGTGACTGAATTATAGCTATGATTCAGTTATTTTCACTGTTAAATTAGAAAGTTTTACCAGAGATAGTTTTACTAATATAATATAGCATTACAAAATTTATGACTCATAACTAGAATGCAGTCATTAATTgatattaacaaaaatgtatacTGACTCAAATTTATAG
The sequence above is drawn from the Belonocnema kinseyi isolate 2016_QV_RU_SX_M_011 chromosome 7, B_treatae_v1, whole genome shotgun sequence genome and encodes:
- the LOC117176731 gene encoding uncharacterized protein LOC117176731, translated to MTKYNYCSVPKCRNEGGHRFPKDEALRKKWIVAIRKRKYIQNWIPREHSRICRKHFKRSDFLKASKTGTPLAKKRLKPGTIPSVFEWTKVKSISSSAPKKVTLAPRKLVAKPKCKSKPLTSSRSTSFLKSKTATEISKSKGCARAQTFFPKDRSKIVTQMKEPAFTKAKSKSEVALTKEKSIRRDESEDISNWKYRVIRKESLHLEEILGKIEYVFSLQDFNGRELEGKELEEIISTFPPLKPPNQILPLRSPHRRSLRNIKT